One segment of Neobacillus endophyticus DNA contains the following:
- a CDS encoding glycosyltransferase family 2 protein, giving the protein MSQSIQYSIVIPVFNEEEVIHETYRRLTEVMRSTGEAYELLFVNDGSRDKTADILIEYSEKDPSVILLNFSRNFGHQIAITAGMDYSRGKAVVVIDADLQDPPELILKMIEKWKQGYDVVYAKRTKRKGETYFKKQTAKMFYRFLHSMTDIDIPLDTGDFRLLDRKVCDQMNNLQEKNRFVRGLVSWVGFKQTAVEYERDERLAGESKYPLKKMLKLSMDGITSFSYKPLKLASYAGITLSGIGFIYLLVVLYLRLFTNSTITGWSSLIVIQLFFDGIILFILGIMGEYIGRIYDESKQRPLYIVQDVYQKKNEKKMMYR; this is encoded by the coding sequence ATGAGTCAATCCATTCAATATTCAATTGTTATTCCTGTATTCAACGAAGAAGAAGTGATTCATGAAACATATCGTCGTTTAACAGAAGTCATGCGATCAACGGGCGAAGCTTATGAGCTTCTATTTGTGAATGATGGAAGCAGAGATAAAACAGCTGATATATTAATCGAATACAGCGAAAAAGACCCTTCTGTTATTTTGCTGAATTTTTCTCGGAATTTTGGCCATCAAATTGCCATTACAGCAGGAATGGACTATTCAAGAGGAAAAGCAGTTGTCGTTATTGATGCGGACTTGCAGGATCCTCCAGAGCTGATTTTAAAGATGATTGAAAAATGGAAGCAAGGATACGATGTTGTGTATGCCAAACGGACAAAACGCAAAGGGGAAACCTATTTTAAAAAGCAGACAGCGAAAATGTTTTACCGATTCTTACATTCAATGACAGATATCGATATTCCACTGGATACGGGAGATTTCCGTTTATTGGATCGCAAAGTATGTGATCAAATGAATAATCTTCAAGAAAAAAATCGATTTGTTCGTGGATTGGTGAGCTGGGTAGGTTTTAAACAAACAGCTGTTGAATATGAACGTGATGAACGGTTAGCGGGTGAATCCAAATACCCTCTCAAAAAAATGCTGAAACTATCGATGGATGGAATTACATCTTTTTCATATAAACCATTAAAATTAGCCAGTTATGCAGGCATCACCTTATCTGGAATAGGGTTTATCTATTTGTTAGTGGTTCTATATTTAAGATTATTTACGAATAGTACGATTACAGGCTGGTCATCTCTCATAGTTATACAGCTGTTTTTTGATGGCATTATTTTATTTATTCTTGGCATAATGGGTGAATATATCGGCCGAATTTATGATGAATCAAAGCAGCGTCCACTTTATATTGTTCAAGATGTATATCAGAAAAAAAATGAAAAGAAAATGATGTACAGATAA
- the galU gene encoding UTP--glucose-1-phosphate uridylyltransferase GalU produces the protein MKIKKAVIPVGGLGTRFLPATKAQPKEMLPIVDKPAVQYIVEEAVASGIESIIFITGRNKKSIEDHFDKSIELEQMLEEKQKLEVLNEIQQISSMANIHYIRQKEPKGLGHAVLCAEQFIGNEPFAVLLGDDIMVSEQPALKQMIEAYHNTNQSIIGVKAVANEDVSKYGIIDPGNKFGRVHSVKDLVEKPSIDTAPSNIAVMGRYILNPSIFSYLKMIEQGVGNELQLTDALRLQCENEKLYALELEGRRYDIGEKIGYIKAMIEVALNRADLHRPLLSYLEGIVEEELVKKLDQRKVPSKNII, from the coding sequence ATGAAAATTAAAAAAGCAGTCATCCCAGTTGGCGGATTAGGCACACGCTTTTTGCCGGCAACAAAGGCACAACCGAAAGAAATGCTGCCAATTGTGGATAAACCAGCGGTTCAGTATATTGTTGAAGAAGCAGTTGCATCAGGTATTGAAAGTATTATTTTTATAACAGGGCGAAATAAAAAATCGATTGAGGATCATTTTGATAAATCTATTGAATTAGAACAAATGTTGGAGGAAAAACAAAAACTAGAAGTATTGAATGAAATACAACAAATTTCCTCGATGGCGAACATTCATTATATTCGTCAAAAAGAACCAAAAGGACTTGGCCACGCGGTTTTGTGTGCAGAACAGTTTATTGGCAATGAACCATTTGCCGTTCTGCTTGGTGACGATATTATGGTATCAGAACAACCTGCATTAAAACAAATGATAGAAGCATATCATAACACGAACCAATCTATTATTGGCGTAAAAGCAGTCGCAAATGAAGATGTATCTAAATACGGTATAATTGATCCGGGCAATAAATTTGGGCGAGTACATTCAGTGAAGGATTTGGTTGAAAAACCTTCGATTGATACTGCCCCTTCTAATATAGCTGTTATGGGACGTTATATTCTAAACCCATCCATCTTCTCGTATTTAAAAATGATTGAACAAGGCGTTGGCAATGAATTGCAATTAACAGATGCACTGCGTCTCCAATGCGAAAATGAAAAATTGTATGCATTGGAACTGGAAGGAAGACGATATGATATTGGAGAAAAAATAGGATATATAAAGGCAATGATAGAAGTAGCTTTAAATCGTGCAGACTTACACCGTCCTCTTCTATCCTATTTAGAAGGTATTGTGGAAGAAGAACTTGTCAAAAAACTGGATCAACGAAAAGTTCCTTCTAAAAATATAATATAA
- a CDS encoding exonuclease domain-containing protein produces MIHVRKQEKLGLLLDVETTGLGPTTDEVIELALKLFSYHTETGEIIEVVDEDAFLREPLSDSARQNYSRAFRVHGIPYEAVRGKNFYDEKIRTYFHRADSVFAHNASFDRSFLVHMYPEVNEKNWYCTMRNVTWKQYGFANGKLLTLLEAHNITNHQTHRAMDDITYLMELLKKTSPQGNLYLQEVLEYGPMRKYKPAASRTKMG; encoded by the coding sequence ATGATTCATGTGCGGAAGCAGGAGAAATTAGGGCTTCTATTAGACGTAGAAACAACTGGCCTGGGGCCAACCACCGATGAAGTCATTGAACTAGCTTTAAAGCTTTTTTCATATCACACGGAAACAGGGGAAATTATTGAAGTAGTAGATGAGGATGCCTTTTTGCGCGAACCTTTGTCTGATTCCGCACGGCAAAATTATAGCAGAGCTTTTCGAGTACATGGAATTCCTTATGAAGCAGTACGGGGGAAAAACTTCTATGATGAAAAGATCAGAACTTATTTTCATCGTGCTGATTCTGTATTTGCACACAATGCCTCCTTTGACCGCAGTTTTCTTGTTCATATGTACCCAGAGGTTAATGAAAAGAACTGGTACTGTACGATGAGAAATGTTACCTGGAAGCAATATGGTTTTGCGAATGGCAAATTACTTACTCTTTTAGAAGCACACAACATCACCAATCATCAAACACATAGAGCAATGGATGACATTACATACTTAATGGAGTTGCTCAAAAAAACAAGCCCGCAAGGTAACCTCTACCTTCAAGAGGTTCTGGAATATGGCCCTATGAGAAAATACAAACCGGCTGCATCACGGACCAAAATGGGCTGA
- a CDS encoding citrate synthase/methylcitrate synthase, which translates to MLQKGLKGIVAAETLISHIDGEKGELIYRGYEIRDLAKNYSFEEVAYLLWNGSFPDPEQLDFLKEQLKQNRELPIYMEKILNLLPPEMDLMSVIRTAVSAEAGNREYGWKPNISQAIRLTALTPTIIAYRTRQLEGKQYVAPRNDLDHVKNYLYMLYGSIPNAAHVEALETYMILTLEHGMNASTFAARVTASTESDIVSAATSAIGTMKGPLHGGAPSGVIDLLNEIALAGDAEKVIREKLDRGEKLMGFGHRVYKTRDPRAISLKEKLQKLVGQDEWLDLAMSVEETAIKVLAEIKPGRSLYSNVEFYAAAIMKAINMDPALFTPTFTASRMVGWTAHILEQSENNTIFRPQSKFIGTFKTEK; encoded by the coding sequence ATGTTACAGAAAGGTTTGAAAGGGATTGTGGCCGCTGAAACATTGATTAGTCATATTGATGGTGAAAAGGGGGAACTGATTTACCGTGGATATGAAATCAGGGATTTAGCCAAAAACTATTCATTTGAAGAAGTAGCCTATCTTCTCTGGAATGGCAGTTTTCCTGACCCAGAACAGCTGGATTTCTTAAAAGAACAACTCAAACAAAATCGAGAGCTTCCAATATATATGGAAAAAATCCTCAACCTTCTTCCGCCGGAAATGGACTTGATGAGTGTCATTAGAACAGCTGTCTCTGCCGAAGCGGGCAATCGTGAATACGGCTGGAAACCAAACATTTCACAGGCTATTCGATTAACGGCCCTAACACCGACGATAATTGCCTATCGAACAAGACAATTAGAGGGAAAACAATATGTAGCGCCACGAAATGATCTAGACCATGTTAAAAATTATCTATACATGCTCTATGGCTCAATTCCTAATGCAGCCCATGTTGAAGCACTTGAAACCTATATGATATTAACGTTGGAACATGGGATGAATGCCTCTACCTTTGCGGCCAGAGTAACGGCTTCAACAGAATCAGACATAGTATCCGCTGCCACTTCAGCTATTGGCACGATGAAAGGACCATTGCACGGCGGCGCTCCTTCAGGAGTCATTGATCTTCTCAATGAAATTGCACTTGCAGGTGACGCGGAAAAAGTCATTCGTGAAAAGCTGGACCGTGGCGAAAAATTAATGGGTTTTGGACATAGGGTGTATAAAACACGTGACCCGAGGGCCATTTCCTTAAAAGAAAAATTACAGAAGCTTGTCGGCCAGGATGAATGGCTTGATTTGGCCATGTCTGTAGAAGAAACGGCCATAAAAGTTTTGGCAGAAATAAAACCAGGCCGCTCCTTATACTCAAACGTAGAATTTTATGCCGCAGCCATTATGAAAGCCATTAACATGGACCCAGCACTATTCACACCTACCTTCACCGCAAGCCGAATGGTCGGCTGGACCGCCCACATCCTTGAACAGTCCGAAAACAATACCATCTTCAGACCGCAATCCAAATTCATCGGAACATTCAAAACGGAGAAATAG
- a CDS encoding LysR family transcriptional regulator — protein MDFQWLNTFITAAESGNFRRTAELLYISQPTVTVHIKQLETEVGVQLFEREGKKIKLTEAGRRYLIHARKLLEVYQSGLEDLNSFSQGYSSKLSIAISPLIAETVLPFVLKSYTMQYPEVEISVQIIESIYIEQAVLKEEVDIGLSCLSSSHPHLICELLYQDKVILVAPHDGRDAESAPPLDEEEVLTTNYLLSHNHPGYWDSLTRAVKSKYPSVRMMKVSQVHITKRFIVEGLGVSFLPTSTVRRELLEGRLLEVDCQSIYLPEANTYSIMKYNHSKQKEFLKFIANYRI, from the coding sequence ATGGATTTTCAGTGGCTTAACACGTTTATTACGGCAGCAGAAAGCGGAAATTTTCGCAGAACGGCAGAGCTATTGTATATTTCACAACCAACGGTAACGGTTCATATTAAACAATTAGAAACAGAGGTAGGCGTTCAATTGTTTGAGCGGGAGGGGAAGAAAATAAAATTAACGGAGGCTGGAAGAAGGTATTTAATTCATGCCAGAAAATTGCTGGAGGTTTATCAAAGCGGCCTAGAGGACTTAAATTCCTTTAGCCAGGGTTATTCGTCAAAATTATCTATTGCCATTTCTCCTCTTATTGCAGAAACGGTTTTGCCGTTTGTTCTTAAAAGCTATACAATGCAGTATCCTGAAGTTGAAATTTCGGTACAAATAATTGAATCCATCTACATTGAACAAGCAGTATTAAAAGAAGAGGTGGATATTGGGCTCTCCTGTCTAAGCAGCAGCCACCCCCATTTAATATGTGAGCTTTTATATCAAGATAAAGTAATCCTAGTGGCTCCGCATGACGGAAGGGATGCTGAATCCGCACCTCCATTAGATGAGGAAGAAGTACTGACAACTAATTATCTTTTAAGCCATAATCATCCAGGATATTGGGACAGCCTTACTCGAGCTGTAAAAAGTAAATACCCAAGCGTCCGAATGATGAAGGTTTCACAGGTTCACATCACAAAACGTTTTATAGTGGAAGGGTTAGGAGTGTCATTTTTGCCGACATCAACTGTCAGAAGGGAATTATTAGAGGGAAGATTATTGGAAGTAGATTGCCAATCAATCTATTTACCGGAAGCTAACACTTACTCCATCATGAAATACAATCACTCCAAACAAAAGGAATTTTTAAAATTTATTGCAAACTATCGAATCTAA
- a CDS encoding VOC family protein produces the protein MSLKLIPYFVMDGNAKEAIHFYERALGAQVLFSQSFGEMPENPEFPIPAEAKDRISHATIKVGETELMLSDTFPGQPHQSGNQVTICISTDDANKAKEMFNALSDGGQVTMPLQETFFSPAYGSVIDKFGINFQVFTDGKH, from the coding sequence ATGTCATTGAAATTGATCCCTTATTTTGTTATGGACGGTAATGCAAAGGAAGCTATTCATTTTTATGAAAGGGCTTTAGGTGCCCAGGTTCTTTTTAGCCAATCATTCGGTGAAATGCCAGAAAACCCTGAGTTTCCAATTCCAGCTGAGGCAAAAGATCGTATTTCTCACGCAACGATTAAAGTTGGCGAAACAGAACTAATGTTATCTGACACGTTCCCAGGCCAGCCGCATCAAAGCGGTAATCAAGTGACCATTTGTATTTCCACTGATGATGCGAACAAAGCAAAAGAAATGTTTAATGCGCTGTCAGATGGCGGTCAAGTAACAATGCCGCTGCAAGAGACTTTTTTTAGTCCTGCATATGGCAGTGTCATCGACAAGTTCGGAATTAATTTCCAAGTTTTCACTGACGGAAAACATTAA
- a CDS encoding DinB family protein: protein MLQRPNQIEYPEYYLPYVSSVPEGDLLTILKENLEKVITLFDGISEADEHFRYEPGKWSIKEVLSHITDTERIMSYRLLRIGRGDQTPLAGFNEEVYVKGSFVEQLPLKNVLDDFIATRKATITLIENMPQSAWDNKGFANNTEVTTRAVAYIIAGHETHHRNIINERYLAKLK, encoded by the coding sequence ATGCTGCAACGACCAAATCAAATTGAGTATCCTGAGTATTATCTTCCTTATGTTTCCTCCGTCCCAGAAGGAGATTTATTAACCATTCTTAAAGAAAACCTTGAAAAGGTAATCACCCTTTTTGATGGTATTTCTGAAGCCGATGAACATTTCCGCTATGAGCCCGGCAAATGGAGCATAAAAGAAGTTCTCAGCCATATAACCGATACGGAAAGAATTATGAGCTATCGCCTCCTTCGAATCGGCCGCGGTGACCAAACACCATTAGCCGGTTTTAACGAGGAAGTTTATGTAAAAGGATCCTTTGTGGAACAGCTTCCATTAAAAAATGTTCTGGACGACTTTATTGCCACACGAAAAGCCACCATCACATTAATCGAAAACATGCCCCAATCAGCCTGGGACAACAAAGGCTTCGCCAATAACACCGAAGTCACCACCCGCGCCGTCGCCTACATCATCGCCGGCCACGAAACACATCACCGCAACATCATCAACGAAAGATACCTAGCAAAATTGAAATAA
- a CDS encoding DMT family transporter: MGWLLVILAGTGEIIGAAGLKLYSQQKTLRNGILYIGGFGSSLVFLYRSFHYLQVSIAYSVWIGIGTAGAVLINMFLFGESKNSGRVISVILIIIGVIGLRIFA, encoded by the coding sequence TTGGGCTGGTTATTGGTCATCCTGGCAGGGACAGGGGAAATTATCGGAGCAGCCGGGCTAAAGTTATACAGCCAGCAGAAAACTTTGCGTAACGGAATCCTTTATATTGGCGGATTTGGATCTTCGTTAGTATTTTTATATAGGTCGTTCCATTATTTACAAGTAAGTATTGCTTATTCCGTTTGGATTGGTATAGGCACTGCCGGTGCGGTTTTAATTAATATGTTCCTTTTTGGCGAGTCAAAAAATAGCGGCCGAGTCATAAGTGTCATTTTAATTATCATTGGGGTCATTGGTTTAAGGATATTTGCGTAG
- a CDS encoding DMT family transporter, giving the protein MNKSWIYVILTCLFELAWVYGFNQAHNWWQWAIVILIILSDYHILPKACEHLPTGTVYAVFSGVGTIGTALMDIFLFGASFSVSKLIFMAIIIIGVIGLNLADDKPEEDVLKGAA; this is encoded by the coding sequence ATGAATAAAAGTTGGATCTATGTTATTTTAACATGCTTATTTGAATTAGCATGGGTTTATGGATTTAATCAAGCACATAACTGGTGGCAGTGGGCCATTGTCATTCTGATTATTTTATCAGACTACCATATCCTTCCGAAAGCATGTGAACACCTCCCTACCGGAACTGTATATGCTGTTTTTTCTGGAGTCGGAACGATCGGAACCGCATTAATGGATATTTTCCTTTTCGGGGCAAGCTTTAGCGTCAGCAAGCTCATTTTTATGGCGATTATTATTATTGGCGTAATCGGATTAAACCTGGCAGATGACAAGCCTGAAGAAGATGTCTTGAAGGGGGCTGCTTAA
- a CDS encoding globin domain-containing protein, with protein MEYSFRSLYDEIGGQETIEKLVEAFYPRVYADEDLAPLFQGDMDEIKRKQKLFLPQFLGGPALYSMEFGPPAMRARHMPFEVTPKRAKAWLRCMKEAFEEIGLDKNQAGPAFYDRLTQVAGIMVNSPDID; from the coding sequence ATGGAATACAGTTTCAGATCACTTTACGACGAAATCGGAGGGCAGGAGACAATCGAAAAGCTTGTTGAAGCCTTTTATCCAAGAGTATATGCCGATGAGGATTTGGCTCCATTGTTTCAAGGGGACATGGATGAAATTAAAAGAAAACAAAAGCTGTTTTTGCCACAATTTTTAGGGGGACCAGCCCTATATAGCATGGAGTTTGGGCCACCTGCAATGAGAGCACGCCACATGCCATTTGAAGTAACACCAAAAAGAGCAAAAGCCTGGCTGCGATGCATGAAGGAAGCCTTCGAAGAGATCGGCTTGGACAAAAATCAGGCAGGTCCCGCATTTTATGATCGCTTAACACAAGTGGCCGGAATAATGGTGAACAGCCCGGATATAGATTAA
- a CDS encoding ABC transporter substrate-binding protein: protein MPIKKIPLIAGILALFLLLASACSNGSTNGTSKSNQIKKDKVVIDILQGKLEIADQLKALTDLYTKEHPNVTFNIETVGFGADMLGGLKAEFASGKPPDMFTSEGYQAAITWKDELEDLSDQPWVKDSYPGALKPMTIDGKVYGQPVNLEGYGFIYNKALFKRAGITELPKTFTELKTAAEKLRAAGITPFSVGYAEWWVLANHGLNVPFAYAQTESENFIPGLNSGKAKMEGNKYFDDYFKLLDLTIKYGNKNPLTTDYNTEVTQFAKGETAMIQQGNWIQPLLDKLTPNMDVGFIPMPLTDDPSQSDRLMVDVPSSWVIYKKAPEADKKAAKEFLNWMVSSSEGTTALTKDFKYIPAFKNIEAKAEDIGPLGNDILQYMKAGKTYSWQFMKYPDGASKDFATALQSYISGQITKEETEKSLDATWAKLKK from the coding sequence ATGCCGATTAAAAAAATTCCGTTAATTGCCGGGATACTCGCTCTGTTCCTTCTTTTAGCTTCGGCTTGTTCTAACGGCAGCACAAACGGAACCTCGAAAAGTAATCAAATCAAAAAAGATAAAGTAGTAATCGATATCTTACAAGGAAAATTGGAAATTGCCGACCAATTAAAAGCGTTAACGGACCTTTATACAAAAGAACATCCAAACGTTACTTTTAATATAGAAACAGTTGGCTTTGGTGCAGACATGCTGGGAGGATTAAAAGCTGAATTTGCTTCAGGTAAGCCACCGGATATGTTTACAAGTGAGGGTTACCAGGCGGCTATTACCTGGAAAGATGAATTAGAGGACTTGTCCGATCAGCCTTGGGTGAAAGATTCCTATCCAGGTGCATTAAAACCGATGACAATTGATGGGAAGGTCTATGGGCAGCCGGTCAATTTGGAAGGTTACGGATTCATTTACAATAAAGCATTATTTAAAAGGGCTGGTATAACAGAGCTTCCCAAAACTTTTACTGAGTTAAAGACCGCGGCGGAAAAACTGAGAGCGGCAGGAATCACACCATTCTCGGTGGGGTATGCTGAGTGGTGGGTATTAGCGAACCATGGACTAAATGTTCCATTTGCTTACGCCCAAACGGAAAGCGAAAACTTCATCCCTGGTTTAAATTCAGGCAAGGCGAAAATGGAAGGAAACAAATATTTTGACGACTACTTCAAACTATTAGATTTAACGATTAAGTACGGGAATAAAAATCCGCTAACAACAGACTACAATACAGAGGTTACTCAGTTTGCTAAAGGTGAAACTGCCATGATCCAACAGGGTAATTGGATCCAGCCGCTGCTCGATAAGTTGACCCCTAACATGGATGTTGGCTTTATTCCCATGCCGCTTACAGATGATCCTTCTCAATCTGATCGCTTAATGGTAGACGTGCCTAGCAGCTGGGTGATTTATAAAAAAGCACCTGAAGCTGATAAAAAAGCGGCAAAAGAGTTTTTAAATTGGATGGTTTCCTCTTCCGAAGGTACAACAGCATTAACAAAAGACTTCAAATATATTCCTGCCTTTAAAAACATTGAGGCAAAAGCCGAAGACATCGGCCCCTTAGGAAACGATATTCTTCAATATATGAAAGCAGGAAAAACATATTCTTGGCAATTTATGAAATACCCTGATGGCGCAAGCAAGGATTTTGCCACAGCCCTCCAATCATACATTAGCGGGCAAATAACAAAAGAAGAAACCGAAAAATCTTTGGATGCTACCTGGGCGAAATTAAAAAAATAA
- a CDS encoding response regulator transcription factor, which translates to MKVLIVDDEKHVREGIRLLGAWEKNGITEIFEAGNGEEAISLIQTNRPEIIFSDMKMPQMDGTRLLEWIKENQPNSKTIVVTGYDDYHYMRKALHSGSLDYLLKPIDPEILNSTLEKAVSEWKKDEAERKLRQNSAQIMNEMKPVYRDRQLTQLLKGDIMRKNWYDELSFLPSQNYLIALVRVSSKILGDFSGDQDLAYFTILNIINEMVMEKKCGVGFRNISASGEIVIVFWSEFDHIHEILKNIYQMIQNVLKVTCPIGIGIMVNESSKLMESYQHAKQVLLYSNILEVMDTRISRQDILKTAPLRSLMDYSANIELAIQAGEIGAFTDLISQIEADYTENHYLSPQQLLRFENEYLMISSRWFKIYQIPVKVSEDLDSRIDIFFDEKGTFQLEAYKYRIKREITHFLKRIKRTSEQNHSNSIYEIEKYLQANFDRDVKLQEISQHFYLSREYISRRFKQEFNVNISDYIVNIRIETAKSLLKNSHLKIYEIANMIGYQDDKYFRKVFKKVEGFTPNEYRALYV; encoded by the coding sequence GTGAAGGTTTTAATTGTCGATGATGAAAAACATGTACGCGAAGGAATTAGACTCCTTGGAGCGTGGGAGAAAAATGGAATAACAGAAATTTTTGAAGCAGGCAACGGTGAAGAAGCCATTTCTCTCATTCAAACCAATAGACCCGAGATTATTTTTTCCGATATGAAAATGCCGCAAATGGATGGAACCCGGCTGTTGGAGTGGATTAAAGAAAATCAGCCTAATAGCAAGACGATAGTAGTAACCGGATACGATGATTATCATTATATGCGCAAAGCCCTTCATTCCGGCAGTTTAGACTATCTATTAAAGCCCATTGATCCGGAAATATTAAATTCAACATTGGAAAAAGCCGTTTCCGAATGGAAAAAGGATGAAGCTGAGCGGAAACTTCGGCAAAACAGTGCACAAATCATGAACGAAATGAAACCTGTTTACCGTGACCGCCAGCTCACCCAGCTTTTAAAAGGCGATATTATGAGGAAGAACTGGTACGATGAATTAAGCTTTCTCCCCTCACAAAATTATTTGATTGCCCTTGTCCGAGTAAGCAGCAAAATTCTTGGCGATTTTTCAGGAGATCAGGATTTAGCCTACTTTACGATTTTAAATATCATTAACGAAATGGTTATGGAGAAAAAGTGCGGAGTTGGATTCCGTAATATTTCCGCCTCAGGTGAAATTGTCATTGTTTTTTGGAGCGAGTTCGACCATATTCATGAGATTTTAAAGAATATCTATCAAATGATTCAAAACGTGTTAAAGGTCACATGTCCTATCGGGATCGGAATTATGGTAAATGAAAGCTCTAAATTAATGGAGTCTTATCAGCATGCTAAACAGGTACTCTTATATAGTAATATTTTAGAAGTAATGGATACGCGTATTTCCCGTCAAGATATTTTAAAGACTGCTCCATTACGAAGTCTAATGGACTATTCGGCAAACATTGAACTGGCCATCCAAGCAGGAGAAATTGGAGCATTTACTGATTTAATTTCACAAATCGAAGCCGACTATACAGAAAACCATTATTTATCACCGCAGCAGCTTCTGAGGTTTGAAAATGAATATTTAATGATCAGCAGCCGCTGGTTTAAGATCTATCAAATTCCTGTTAAAGTTTCTGAGGATCTCGATAGCCGCATCGATATATTTTTCGATGAAAAAGGCACTTTCCAGCTTGAAGCATATAAATATCGGATTAAGCGAGAGATTACACATTTTTTAAAAAGAATAAAGAGGACCTCTGAACAGAATCATTCAAATTCCATTTACGAAATCGAAAAATATTTGCAGGCAAATTTTGATCGCGATGTGAAACTGCAGGAAATATCACAGCATTTTTATCTTAGCAGAGAATATATTTCCCGGAGATTTAAACAGGAATTTAACGTAAATATTTCTGATTATATTGTAAATATCCGCATCGAAACAGCCAAATCTTTATTGAAGAACAGTCATCTAAAGATTTATGAAATCGCCAACATGATTGGCTATCAGGATGACAAATATTTCCGTAAAGTTTTTAAAAAAGTGGAAGGCTTTACACCAAATGAATACCGGGCACTTTATGTATAA